A region of Candidatus Desulfofervidus auxilii DNA encodes the following proteins:
- a CDS encoding hydrogenase iron-sulfur subunit, which yields MSEFKPNIVAFLCNWCSYTAADLAGVSRLKYPPNIKVIRTMCSSRVDPVFILKSLLDGADGVLVGGCHPGDCHYQKGNYYTRRRMAMIKQLLKTFGLEPERVRLSWIGASEGPRFAEVCTEFTERIYQLGPNPAKQEIFL from the coding sequence ATGAGTGAATTCAAACCTAATATAGTAGCATTTCTTTGTAATTGGTGTAGTTATACAGCAGCTGATTTAGCAGGAGTAAGTCGGCTTAAATATCCTCCGAATATAAAAGTTATTCGAACAATGTGCTCAAGCAGGGTGGATCCAGTATTTATTTTAAAATCTCTTTTAGATGGTGCTGATGGTGTATTAGTTGGTGGTTGCCATCCTGGAGATTGTCACTATCAAAAAGGAAATTATTATACGCGAAGAAGAATGGCTATGATTAAACAACTATTAAAAACATTTGGTTTAGAACCAGAAAGGGTAAGACTTTCTTGGATAGGAGCATCTGAAGGTCCTAGATTTGCAGAAGTTTGTACAGAATTTACTGAGCGTATCTATCAGTTAGGACCCAATCCTGCCAAACAAGAAATTTTCTTGTGA